Proteins found in one Coriobacteriia bacterium genomic segment:
- a CDS encoding hydrogenase maturation nickel metallochaperone HypA, translating to MGITNGILAASFDAARDAGAEKICEIRISIGELTEIQEFALQFAFEALTPGTMAEGATLAVAHIPATSHCNECGLDYTHDRFEMLCPECGAFNVTPLTGREMRIDSIETPDEDGTCPEPTAKPADWLLPTDNPEV from the coding sequence ATGGGCATCACCAACGGCATCCTCGCGGCCTCCTTCGACGCCGCCCGCGACGCCGGCGCCGAGAAGATCTGCGAGATCCGCATCAGCATCGGCGAGCTGACCGAGATCCAGGAGTTCGCGCTGCAGTTCGCGTTCGAAGCGCTGACGCCTGGCACGATGGCAGAAGGCGCGACCCTCGCGGTCGCGCACATCCCGGCGACTTCGCACTGCAACGAGTGCGGTCTGGACTACACGCACGATCGTTTCGAGATGCTGTGCCCCGAGTGTGGCGCGTTCAACGTCACGCCGCTGACCGGTCGGGAGATGCGTATCGACAGCATCGAGACGCCCGATGAAGACGGAACCTGTCCGGAGCCCACGGCAAAGCCTGCCGACTGGCTCCTGCCCACCGATAACCCGGAGGTGTGA